The bacterium sequence GGAGCTTGGTAGCGCTTGACCGGCGAACTCGCGTCCCTATCATAAGACAGGCTTTCTACCGGAGGAAACTATGAACCTGACCCTGACTGGACGCCATCTGGAAGTCACACCGTATCTAAAAGCTCACGTCGACGAGAAGGCGAAGAAACTGGACCACTTCAACAGCCACATCATCAAGACCGAAATCGTCCTGTTGAAGGAAGGCGCCAAGGACGTCGCTGAAGCCAAGATCCATCTGAGCCACGCCGTGCTCACCGCCAAGGGCGAGGGCAAGGACATGTACATCGCGGTCAACGATGTGGTCGACAAGCTCGTCGCCCAGCTGCACCGTCAGCAGGGCAAGTTCCACGACCGGAAGCGACCTGGCCACCGGGACGAAGGAAGAGAAGCTGGTGGAATCTGACCTCCCACCGCTCACAGTCGCGGTTCTCGTCGGTGAGAAACGAGAGGAGTGGGGACTCAAGGTCGCGGCGGGCAGGAAGGGACTGCACGCCAGCGTCGTCGCAACGGGCGACATCAATCGTCCGGGCATGGCGCTGGCCGGGTACACCGGTGTATTCTTGCGGGAACGCATCCAGATCGTTGGCAGCACCGAGCTCTCTTATCTTGAGACGATGCCCCCCGAGCAGCAGCGCGAGGCCGTGCACCGGCTTCTGTCGCTGCGCCCGCCCTGCATCATTGTAACCAAGGGCCTGGCACTGCCTTCGCTCTGGAAGGACGCGGCGGACGAATTCAGCGTACCGGTCATGACCACGCCGATGGATACTACTCCGTTCATCCGCGCCCTGTCCGCCTTCGTCGACTACCGGCTCGCGCCGCGGGACTTCATCAATGGCGAGCTGGTCGACGTATTCGGAGTCGGACTGCTCATCACCGGCGAGTCCGGCATCGGAAAGTCCGAGTGTGCCCTCGACCTCGTCGACCGGGGACACCGACTGATCGCCGACGATCTCGTAAAAGTGTTGCGCCGCGGCACCGGCATCGTCATGGGCTATTCCGCCGCCCGGACTTCGGAACTGGCTCACCACATTGAGATTCGTGGGGTCGGAATCGTGGATGTGTACAGCCTTTACGGGGTGCGCGCCATCCGCATCCAGAAGCGCATCGAGGTCGAGGTCAAGCTGGTGCAGTGGAAGCCGGGCATGGACTACGAACGAACTGGCATCGAGGAGAAACTGACTGACATTCTGGGCGTCAGAATTCCCCGCATAACCATCCCGGTGATACCAGGCAAGAACCTGGCCCTTGTCCTAGAGGTCATTGCCAAGAACCACATACTCAAGGTCTTCGGTTACCAACCCGCGAAGGTCTTCGATGACGCCCTGACAAGCGTCATGAGCAAGTCGCCAAGGATCGACCCCTTCATCGCCGACGACCAGGAGTGAGCGCAGGCAAGCGGTCATGGTCTACGCGATAGTGACCGGCCAGGGTGACCTGCCGCGAGCTCTGCTCGATGCGGCACGCGCTATAGTCCCGGACGCCGATGGCGTCAGTACGCTCTCCAATATGGAATGTCAGGTTGCCGAGTTGCGCAATCGTCTCGAGCAGGCCATCCTGAGTCTGCCTGCAGGCGACGTAGTGGTCTTTGCCGACCTGTTCGGGTCCAGTTGTGCCAATGCCGGACTCGAGGTCAAGCGCAGCCATCCCCACATCGCCGTGCTCAGCGGTGCGAACTTGGCGATGCTCGTGCGGTTCCTCTACCACCGCAACAAGAAGCCGTTCGCCGAGCTCATACCTTTTCTGGTAGAAACCGGCCGGACTTCGGTTCAGTCGATAGAACTCTAGAGACGCCGGGTCAAAGCCCTGCGCCACGCGCTCTCGGCCTCGCCCAGGCTGAGACGGAC is a genomic window containing:
- the raiA gene encoding ribosome-associated translation inhibitor RaiA encodes the protein MNLTLTGRHLEVTPYLKAHVDEKAKKLDHFNSHIIKTEIVLLKEGAKDVAEAKIHLSHAVLTAKGEGKDMYIAVNDVVDKLVAQLHRQQGKFHDRKRPGHRDEGREAGGI
- the hprK gene encoding HPr(Ser) kinase/phosphatase, whose amino-acid sequence is MESDLPPLTVAVLVGEKREEWGLKVAAGRKGLHASVVATGDINRPGMALAGYTGVFLRERIQIVGSTELSYLETMPPEQQREAVHRLLSLRPPCIIVTKGLALPSLWKDAADEFSVPVMTTPMDTTPFIRALSAFVDYRLAPRDFINGELVDVFGVGLLITGESGIGKSECALDLVDRGHRLIADDLVKVLRRGTGIVMGYSAARTSELAHHIEIRGVGIVDVYSLYGVRAIRIQKRIEVEVKLVQWKPGMDYERTGIEEKLTDILGVRIPRITIPVIPGKNLALVLEVIAKNHILKVFGYQPAKVFDDALTSVMSKSPRIDPFIADDQE